Below is a genomic region from Flammeovirgaceae bacterium SG7u.111.
GTATTTGACCGAGAGCAAAACACCTCATTCGGCTTTTTATCACCTATAGAGCTGTTGCCTCCTCTGTCAGTTGTAAAGCTCCATATACCGCTTTATTCCTCCATACAAATCCTTGCCATTCTCATACGAATAGAGGTAGATATCCTCGTACTTGAGGCTTCGCCAGAAACGCTCGATAAAGATATTATCGGTTGCCCTGCCAATACCGTCCATACTTACCCTTGTGCCATTTTTCTCGACAGTTCCAACAAAATCATCACTGGTAAACTGAGAGCCTTGGTCTGTATTGAGTATTTCAGGTGTCCCATGTTTC
It encodes:
- a CDS encoding DDE-type integrase/transposase/recombinase; this translates as MGNIPIKGGFMYLMAMIDLHSRFIVGWSLSNTMDTDWCVRTLKNAIEKHGTPEILNTDQGSQFTSDDFVGTVEKNGTRVSMDGIGRATDNIFIERFWRSLKYEDIYLYSYENGKDLYGGIKRYMELYN